The Stygiolobus azoricus genome window below encodes:
- the rgy gene encoding reverse gyrase gives MSINLREIPPSIYKSSCPNCGGAISSSRLSKGSVCTRCFSDDEAEFQSLNDLIKALKSAGTLNKLSKESDILSEFNVFSEIFRTAIGYPPYGPQKSWIIRLLRNDSFAIIAPPGLGKTTFGLVASLYYANKKKKSIIIFPTKSLVKQALDKLSVFSSNSGIEAKIIYYHSGLTESQRQELNKSLYSNEFDIFISTNRFMIDHIDSLSNLKYDFLFVDDVDTALKSSKSAQAVLRLVGFSQDAMTKVRELMKVKDTEILFSEVEKIRKGILGNKTVVFSSATLTKGNPVFSLLMGFKPGSSVIYLRKIIDAYTELPTNDYEVVRLLKELLSRLGSGGLIFVPVDKGQEYAKFLEESLSKDFSIATVASSSTSKIEEFAEGKIDILIGSATHYGILVRGIDLPWRIKYAIFVGIPKFKFKIGETVNLVTLSRILSIIALITKDQEIIRLAGRVRGKIRRLSPAALALLSQQAREGKLEDETLIKAYGIVNSYLQNEDVLKKISEMGDFVISNGNILIPDYLTYIQASGRTSRIYGGDLTTGLSILLVDDKNLFEIFNRKISLILDEINWKELDLNSWKIGNVELSEIINGINEEREKILKIKKEGGITPLLGKVKTVLLIVESPNKAKTISNFFSRPSTRQVGNLRVYETVLEDKVLMVTASGGHVYDLTTDNIGVYGVDVKISEDGSALFLPYYNTIKRCKNGHQFTDYDKGGKCPNCGTTDIITDKTYTVENLRKLSLEVDEILIGTDPDTEGEKIAWDLYLALRPYNNNIRRAEFHEVTRRAIIQAISNPREFNVNLVESQIVRRIEDRWIGFKLSQKVQTEFWPKYCTEEKERARSKYYNQSTDCSENRNLSAGRVQTPVLNWIVTRYDEYNKTKTRVYYGRIKGLEDITFYVQRQEGVRKNNVVTVTFKEINEVIEDFGPLPPYTTDTLLSDANNFFGLSAPETMRIAQDLFELGLITYHRTDSTRISNVGISIAENYLKQVLGQNYEKVFKPRTWGEGGAHEGIRPTKPLDVDQLRLMIEDGDLELAKPLTSNHFKVYDLVFRRFISSQIVPLKIRKEVVKFEIKDEEGNPIPLEQNYVELVTNYSLPVQIDNITKFIYQPVRRLSKSLVSRLKDLGCESLPCDFGLSLEGSFLRSKVNLYTQADLVIEMKNKEIGRPSTYATIINTILKRRYAIESKKTKKMIPTSLGKAVNKYLNEKYGKFVSEERTRKLLQLMDMIEAGKERYDDVLKQIYEEINEIR, from the coding sequence ATGAGTATAAACTTGAGGGAGATTCCCCCATCTATATATAAGTCGAGTTGCCCGAATTGTGGAGGAGCTATTTCATCTTCCAGACTGAGTAAAGGTTCAGTGTGTACTAGGTGCTTTTCTGACGATGAGGCTGAATTTCAAAGCCTAAACGACTTGATAAAAGCTTTGAAAAGTGCTGGTACTTTGAACAAGCTTTCAAAGGAAAGTGATATTCTGTCCGAATTTAATGTGTTTAGTGAAATATTTAGAACAGCTATTGGTTATCCCCCTTATGGTCCCCAGAAGAGTTGGATCATTAGGCTCTTACGAAATGACAGTTTCGCAATTATAGCTCCACCAGGTTTAGGAAAGACTACCTTCGGTCTAGTTGCTTCATTATATTATGCAAATAAAAAGAAGAAATCCATAATAATATTTCCAACCAAGAGTCTAGTTAAACAAGCACTTGATAAACTGTCTGTCTTTTCCTCTAATTCTGGTATAGAAGCAAAAATAATATATTACCACTCGGGTCTCACAGAATCACAAAGGCAAGAGCTTAATAAGAGTTTGTATTCCAATGAGTTCGACATTTTCATATCAACTAATCGTTTTATGATAGATCATATAGACAGCTTATCTAATTTAAAATACGACTTTCTGTTTGTAGATGATGTTGATACAGCATTAAAATCTAGTAAAAGTGCACAAGCAGTTTTACGTCTTGTAGGATTTTCACAAGATGCAATGACCAAAGTCAGGGAGCTAATGAAAGTTAAGGATACAGAAATTCTGTTCTCAGAAGTAGAAAAAATCAGGAAAGGGATTTTAGGGAATAAGACTGTGGTTTTCTCTTCAGCAACACTAACTAAGGGTAACCCCGTTTTCTCCCTACTTATGGGTTTTAAGCCTGGAAGCTCAGTAATATATTTGCGAAAAATAATCGATGCTTATACTGAACTACCTACCAACGATTATGAAGTTGTAAGACTGTTAAAAGAGCTATTATCGAGGCTCGGCAGTGGTGGTCTTATATTCGTTCCGGTTGATAAGGGTCAAGAATATGCTAAGTTTTTAGAGGAAAGTCTTTCAAAAGATTTTAGCATAGCAACGGTTGCCTCATCCAGCACTTCTAAAATAGAGGAATTTGCTGAAGGTAAGATTGATATCCTTATAGGCTCAGCAACTCATTATGGTATCCTAGTAAGGGGGATTGATTTACCGTGGAGAATTAAATATGCAATATTCGTAGGAATTCCGAAATTCAAATTCAAAATAGGAGAGACTGTAAATCTAGTTACTTTAAGTAGAATTCTAAGTATAATCGCTCTCATTACTAAGGATCAGGAGATCATAAGACTAGCTGGTCGCGTTAGAGGAAAGATCAGGAGATTATCTCCAGCAGCTCTTGCATTGTTAAGTCAACAAGCCAGAGAGGGAAAACTAGAGGATGAAACACTAATAAAGGCTTATGGGATTGTTAACTCCTATCTCCAGAACGAGGATGTTCTCAAGAAAATAAGTGAAATGGGAGATTTTGTAATCTCGAACGGAAATATACTAATCCCAGATTACTTAACTTATATACAGGCTAGCGGGAGAACATCTAGAATTTACGGTGGAGATCTGACAACTGGTCTTTCAATATTGCTAGTAGACGATAAAAACTTATTTGAAATATTTAATAGAAAGATTTCCTTAATACTAGATGAAATAAACTGGAAGGAACTTGATTTAAATTCATGGAAGATAGGAAACGTGGAACTGTCTGAGATTATTAATGGTATTAATGAAGAAAGAGAGAAAATACTCAAGATCAAGAAAGAAGGAGGTATTACTCCCTTACTCGGAAAGGTTAAAACAGTACTATTAATTGTAGAATCGCCGAATAAGGCTAAAACCATATCTAATTTCTTTTCAAGACCCAGTACTAGGCAAGTAGGAAATCTTAGGGTTTATGAAACAGTTCTAGAGGATAAGGTTCTAATGGTAACCGCGTCTGGTGGACATGTTTATGATCTCACAACTGACAACATAGGGGTTTATGGAGTAGATGTTAAAATAAGTGAAGATGGTTCGGCGCTATTTCTACCTTACTATAATACAATTAAGAGGTGTAAAAACGGTCATCAATTCACTGATTATGATAAAGGCGGTAAGTGTCCTAATTGCGGGACTACTGATATTATTACGGATAAGACGTATACAGTAGAAAATCTAAGAAAATTATCTTTAGAAGTTGATGAGATATTAATAGGAACTGATCCTGATACAGAGGGAGAGAAAATAGCTTGGGATTTGTACTTAGCGTTGAGACCGTATAACAATAATATTAGGAGAGCTGAATTTCATGAAGTTACGAGAAGAGCTATTATTCAAGCTATATCTAACCCTAGGGAATTTAACGTGAACCTCGTGGAGTCTCAAATAGTAAGGAGAATAGAAGACAGATGGATAGGATTTAAACTTTCTCAAAAGGTTCAAACTGAGTTCTGGCCGAAATATTGTACAGAAGAAAAAGAAAGAGCTAGAAGCAAGTACTATAATCAGAGTACAGATTGTTCAGAGAACAGAAACTTAAGTGCTGGCAGAGTTCAGACACCAGTACTTAACTGGATAGTAACTAGATACGATGAGTATAACAAGACTAAAACTAGGGTCTATTACGGAAGAATAAAAGGGCTCGAGGATATAACTTTCTATGTCCAAAGGCAAGAAGGAGTTAGAAAGAACAACGTCGTTACAGTAACATTTAAGGAAATAAATGAGGTAATTGAGGACTTCGGACCTTTACCCCCCTATACTACTGATACTTTACTTTCAGATGCCAACAATTTCTTTGGGCTATCTGCTCCAGAAACAATGAGGATTGCGCAAGACCTATTCGAACTAGGTCTGATAACATACCACAGAACCGATAGTACGAGAATCTCTAACGTAGGAATATCAATAGCTGAAAACTATCTTAAGCAAGTTCTAGGTCAGAATTATGAAAAGGTATTCAAACCGAGGACTTGGGGAGAAGGTGGGGCTCATGAAGGAATAAGGCCAACCAAGCCCTTAGATGTGGATCAGCTTAGACTCATGATTGAGGATGGAGACTTAGAGTTAGCTAAACCCCTTACGTCTAACCATTTCAAGGTTTACGATCTTGTGTTCAGGAGGTTCATATCTAGTCAGATTGTCCCCTTAAAAATTAGAAAGGAGGTTGTGAAGTTTGAAATTAAAGATGAAGAGGGGAATCCTATACCACTAGAACAGAATTATGTGGAGTTAGTAACTAATTACTCCCTTCCGGTACAAATAGATAATATAACAAAGTTTATCTATCAGCCTGTAAGACGCCTATCTAAGTCATTGGTTTCAAGGTTGAAAGATCTTGGCTGCGAATCATTACCTTGTGATTTCGGTTTATCTTTAGAAGGTTCGTTCTTGAGGAGTAAGGTAAATTTATATACTCAAGCCGATTTGGTCATAGAAATGAAAAATAAAGAGATCGGAAGGCCTAGCACTTATGCGACGATTATCAATACGATTCTTAAGAGGCGTTATGCGATAGAAAGTAAAAAAACTAAGAAAATGATTCCTACATCTTTAGGTAAGGCTGTAAATAAATATTTAAATGAAAAGTACGGTAAGTTTGTATCAGAAGAGAGAACAAGAAAGTTACTTCAGCTGATGGATATGATTGAAGCTGGTAAAGAGAGATATGATGATGTACTAAAACAAATATATGAAGAAATAAATGAAATTAGGTGA
- a CDS encoding carbon-nitrogen hydrolase family protein, translated as MLIGLLHLKLKEASKKANVEKAKKLIKEAKERGAKLVILPSLFPVGNIFEIYENDKKSKSIIRNLSEKIPGTITDTLINLATEGEIHLVAGPILEQAGPKVFLTTLIISPQGEIIGKYRKVIISEKDVRLGISSGKEPVFMSLDKRYGILAEDDIFSPEINRVLALGNASAIIGSIKAYARSPDIVKYVAIARTLENGIPYILVGEVIEDENGEVIGSSPTFVTSTNSLIYKQAEDEDTVLYVETTVLMQESSKERIGKINNIETILQGLCKNIKKMKSMERKKINQEDSHEKEEEEE; from the coding sequence ATGCTTATAGGGTTATTACACCTTAAGCTTAAAGAGGCTAGCAAAAAAGCGAACGTCGAAAAGGCAAAGAAACTGATAAAGGAGGCGAAGGAAAGGGGTGCTAAATTAGTTATTTTACCCTCTTTATTTCCAGTAGGAAACATTTTTGAAATTTATGAAAATGATAAGAAGTCTAAGAGTATTATAAGGAATCTCTCGGAAAAAATTCCGGGTACTATTACGGATACGTTGATAAATTTAGCCACAGAAGGCGAAATCCATCTAGTTGCAGGTCCAATTTTAGAACAAGCAGGTCCAAAGGTATTTCTTACCACCCTTATTATCTCACCCCAAGGTGAGATAATTGGCAAATATAGGAAGGTAATTATTTCTGAAAAAGACGTGAGACTCGGGATATCCTCTGGAAAGGAGCCTGTATTCATGTCCTTAGACAAAAGATACGGGATTTTAGCTGAAGACGATATTTTCTCTCCTGAAATTAACAGAGTTTTAGCTCTTGGTAATGCGTCTGCTATTATCGGGTCGATAAAGGCGTATGCTAGGAGTCCAGATATAGTTAAGTACGTTGCTATAGCTAGAACCTTAGAGAATGGTATACCGTATATACTGGTTGGTGAGGTAATAGAAGACGAAAACGGTGAAGTAATAGGTTCGTCACCTACTTTTGTAACTAGTACCAACTCTCTAATCTATAAACAGGCTGAGGATGAAGACACCGTACTATACGTAGAGACTACTGTGCTAATGCAAGAGAGTTCTAAGGAACGTATAGGTAAGATAAATAACATTGAGACGATATTGCAAGGACTGTGTAAGAACATAAAGAAAATGAAATCTATGGAAAGGAAAAAGATAAACCAAGAAGACAGTCACGAAAAAGAAGAGGAAGAAGAGTAA
- a CDS encoding 30S ribosomal protein S25e: MGGASKKPISNIEKRLKKQQEETQKKAQKKTSKTGKEVTSKAITVDKDTINKVQEELKKEKIITPYVLANKINVNISVAKKILEELERQGMISQVVKNRRTIVYITSS, encoded by the coding sequence ATGGGTGGTGCGAGTAAGAAACCAATTAGCAATATAGAGAAGAGATTAAAGAAGCAACAAGAGGAAACACAGAAGAAAGCTCAGAAGAAAACAAGCAAGACCGGTAAGGAAGTTACCTCTAAGGCAATCACAGTTGATAAGGACACTATAAATAAAGTTCAAGAGGAATTAAAGAAGGAAAAAATAATCACACCTTATGTTCTCGCAAATAAGATTAATGTAAACATAAGCGTTGCTAAGAAGATATTAGAGGAACTTGAGAGACAAGGAATGATATCACAAGTAGTGAAAAATAGGAGGACAATAGTTTACATAACTAGCTCTTAA